A genomic segment from Luteolibacter ambystomatis encodes:
- a CDS encoding DUF1501 domain-containing protein, producing MKTRRDFLRATLLGASATWTVPMFVENTFAQLHNDTKDLAVQPVTGKDGPILVVIQLAGGNDGLNTLAPFADDAYHKARPRLAKKEKDLIRLSDYCGLNNSMPWLGSQFKEGDLAIVQGVGYPNPNRSHFVSTSIWETADPANRSNTGWLGRYFDNACSGSDPTVGISFSKTQPEAFGAARNPGICLSTPELYRWINGNDDSKTAEEFFSDLNRPDAPVEGGSIAMAAGGKTGAIQGESNLSFLERVALDAQVSSAKILEIASKHKTNVQYDGTPLARSLNLVGRMIAGGLPTRVFYVSHGGFDTHNNQMGTQDRLLGQLDSALKSFMADLKQQGAADRVVVMTFSEFGRRVGENASGGTDHGQGSCLFTLGQGVKGGLYGKYPSLTDLSQGDLKFTTDFRGIYATILENWLKTPSKPILKGAYEKLSFMG from the coding sequence ATGAAGACCCGCCGCGATTTCCTCCGTGCCACCCTGCTCGGCGCATCCGCCACCTGGACGGTGCCGATGTTCGTGGAGAACACGTTCGCCCAGCTCCACAACGATACCAAGGATCTCGCCGTCCAGCCGGTCACCGGCAAGGATGGTCCGATCCTCGTGGTCATCCAACTGGCAGGCGGCAATGACGGCCTCAACACCCTGGCACCGTTCGCCGACGATGCCTACCACAAGGCCCGCCCGCGCCTCGCGAAGAAGGAGAAGGATCTCATCCGCCTCTCCGACTACTGCGGCCTGAACAACTCGATGCCGTGGCTCGGCTCCCAGTTCAAGGAAGGCGATCTCGCGATCGTCCAAGGCGTCGGCTATCCGAATCCGAACCGCTCGCACTTCGTCTCCACCTCGATCTGGGAAACCGCCGATCCGGCGAACCGCTCGAACACCGGCTGGCTCGGCCGCTACTTCGACAACGCCTGCTCCGGCAGCGATCCCACGGTGGGCATCAGCTTCAGCAAGACCCAGCCGGAAGCCTTCGGCGCGGCCCGCAATCCAGGCATCTGCCTTTCCACGCCGGAACTCTACCGCTGGATCAACGGTAACGACGACTCGAAGACCGCCGAGGAATTCTTCTCCGATCTCAACCGTCCGGACGCTCCGGTGGAGGGCGGCTCGATCGCCATGGCCGCCGGTGGCAAGACCGGCGCGATCCAGGGCGAAAGCAATCTCTCCTTCCTCGAACGCGTGGCGCTCGATGCCCAGGTCAGTTCCGCCAAGATCCTGGAGATCGCATCGAAGCACAAAACCAACGTCCAGTACGACGGCACCCCGCTGGCACGCAGCCTCAACCTCGTGGGCCGCATGATCGCCGGTGGTCTGCCGACACGCGTTTTCTACGTCTCCCACGGCGGCTTCGACACCCACAACAATCAGATGGGCACGCAGGACCGCCTGCTCGGCCAGCTCGACAGCGCGCTGAAATCCTTCATGGCCGACCTCAAGCAGCAGGGCGCCGCCGACCGCGTGGTGGTGATGACCTTCTCCGAGTTCGGTCGCCGCGTGGGCGAGAACGCCAGCGGCGGCACCGACCACGGCCAAGGCTCCTGCCTCTTCACCCTCGGCCAAGGCGTGAAGGGCGGCCTCTACGGCAAGTATCCGAGCCTCACCGACCTTTCCCAAGGCGACCTCAAGTTCACCACCGACTTCCGCGGCATCTACGCCACCATTCTGGAAAACTGGCTGAAGACCCCGTCAAAGCCGATCCTGAAGGGAGCCTACGAGAAGCTGAGCTTCATGGGATAA
- a CDS encoding SMI1/KNR4 family protein — translation MKFINVDKILTEEEVADAEKELGFAFPKALRLLFLQHNGGDPDPYVFKSDTLDTLVNETLPLVSSKGRVAALDTYRNLILRKMIAPKKFFPFAVDPGGDYFFVDCEKMEAPVYYYRSDSIFSSGQPLEQISESLEQFWKELQPEE, via the coding sequence ATGAAATTTATCAATGTTGACAAAATTCTAACAGAAGAAGAAGTGGCGGATGCGGAGAAAGAATTGGGATTTGCTTTCCCAAAGGCACTGCGGCTACTTTTTTTGCAACATAATGGAGGAGATCCAGATCCATATGTATTTAAAAGCGATACGTTAGATACCTTGGTGAATGAGACTCTCCCATTGGTATCAAGCAAAGGGAGGGTAGCTGCTCTCGATACCTATCGGAATTTGATTTTGCGAAAGATGATTGCGCCTAAGAAGTTTTTTCCCTTTGCTGTAGATCCGGGGGGGGATTATTTCTTTGTAGATTGCGAAAAAATGGAGGCTCCGGTTTATTACTACCGATCAGACAGTATATTTTCTTCTGGACAACCTTTAGAGCAGATAAGTGAATCGCTAGAGCAATTTTGGAAAGAACTTCAACCTGAAGAGTGA